From one Sphaeramia orbicularis chromosome 9, fSphaOr1.1, whole genome shotgun sequence genomic stretch:
- the disp3 gene encoding protein dispatched homolog 3, with the protein MDVEDEPLLFQTNWRGVEEEEEEEEEEDHEEEDGGGHSCFCGASGVCGVWRAVGWVYTQPWASGVVLGVVILLPCALFAYMVLYCPPLDIDLSYSAFEVHSHFSAERFDALTIAVKTQLGSWDRRRRDLDNSESAALRELLLEKLSRQGLFNKTDNEDLRSTDPQNDPLQAANDQRRETAVNRDKRTVSDLGQAVEKHKGLNHRTKEDEERSWDRNLTFIRKRRFAPNYYIQSQALWRIELVFVAQGKGDRNIFTPERLETIHHVERLLMQHPQFHQFCWKPLEVLRDLPLGPSYCSPPSSLLSYLYPSERGGKIYYDGMGPDLADIQGSLSLAITHPQFYWYVDESLSPEHLSSSLLRSEIHFGAPLPSYYSLQDRGEEQRTRFKNFVVQYADILANQSTSQLKVLYGGTELFDNEVRHTFHNDMMLAVVSGACITVLVYVLTSFSVFLTFFGLASIGLSCFMALFLYHVVFGVRYLGILNGVAAFVIIGIGVDDVFVFISTFRQASHLLQPQQRMIYTIKTAGRATFLTSFTTAAAYAANTFSQIPAVHDFGLFMALIVSCCWLWVSVLMPAALCIWTQCLEPHGYAWLSCWKLFSGLSASHGPLSDEDDDVPLLSVEMEPGFCDTDSDAAILSLSVETPLSPPGQQHVGVVSTNLQWALKYLVAEPAVEQRKALLGVFLLVLLLSAGCCCLLRPATHAPLLFRRDTNLQTLLALRSNLSGQGISCPMCSGVFMEKPHPLNVHTSSSAPWFSTHQQTIGTPTSGFPRNLKPISSTNRTGSLLTVYISKLELGTSTTLYRFSLNASTPSPWKTCSTEHEEVSSFQAYSQPCSNYTTRITVCVSSAYHPYPSWMITSGSCDPRHGWAREFSFYVALSQQQHSRRLYFAQRRLRPHPSRVCVHPPGCSISSGPDGPTQGAFYTPLPSDPSSPPKVKPSKTFGFNPCSGGACGRPAVRPLVDTGAMVFVVFGILGVNRTVHRDNHVIGDLGSIILDPQFDIFQEMGHLCKICKAISANKQLVKPGGAQCLPSGNKLSSILPLLHPECHSLPEPNLLPGQLSHGAVGMHGGKVRWLSMAFESTTYKGKSSFQTYSDFLQWENFIQEQLASLPQSSALQRGFQTCEHWKQIFMEIIGVESALWSLLLSLAICVAAVSVFTAHPLLLLPVLVTILGVICLVVAVMYWLGWEMGAVEAISLSILVGSSVDYCLHLVEGYLLAGETLASSLGQGLEPEAKRQRRTVEAVNHVGVAIVSSAVTTVISTVPLFFCVIVPFAKFGQIVAINTAVSILFTLTVTVAMLACLAPANFNRPPGAVLKASLVVALATALVAGLWWVGGQLGTLAWQTIST; encoded by the exons ATGGACGTGGAAGATGAGCCACTGCTATTTCAGACAAACTGGAGAGGagttgaagaggaggaggaagaagaggaggaggaagaccatgaggaagaagatggaggaggacacAGTTGTTTCTGTGGGGCCTCAGGGGTGTGTGGGGTGTGGAGGGCAGTAGGGTGGGTATACACGCAGCCCTGGGCCAGTGGAGTGGTCTTAGGAGTAGTTATCCTGTTACCATGTGCCCTGTTTGCCTACATGGTCCTCTACTGCCCTCCGCTGGACATAGACCTCTCCTACAGTGCCTTTGAGGTTCACAGTCACTTCTCTGCAGAACGCTTTGACGCCCTCACCATCGCTGTGAAGACTCAGCTAGGGTCCTGGGACAGACGTAGGCGAGACTTAGATAACAGTGAATCTGCAGCCCTGCGGGAGCTTCTGCTAGAGAAGCTGTCCAGACAGGGACTATTCAACAAGACAGATAATGAGGACTTGAGGTCCACAGATCCACAAAATGACCCTTTACAAGCAGCAAATGATCAGAGGAGGGAAACTGCAGTGAACAGAGATAAAAGGACTGTGTCTGATTTGGGTCAGGCAGTGGAAAAGCACAAGGGCTTGAATCACAGAACAAAAGAGGACGAGGAAAGATCATGGGATAGAAATTTGACTTTTATCAGGAAACGTAGGTTTGCTCCCAATTACTACATCCAGAGCCAGGCTTTGTGGAGGATTGAGCTGGTGTTTGTTGCACAAGGGAAGGGTGATCGCAACATCTTTACACCAGAACGTCTGGAAACAATTCACCATGTGGAGCGTCTGCTCATGCAGCACCCACAATTTCATCAGTTCTGCTGGAAGCCTCTAGAGGTGTTGAGAGATCTGCCACTGGGACCATCTTATTGCTCCCCTCCCAGTTCACTCCTGTCTTACCTCTATCCCAGTGAGAGAGGAGGGAAAATATACTATGACGGCATGGGCCCAGATTTGGCTGACATTCAAG GTTCTCTGAGTCTGGCCATCACCCACCCACAGTTCTACTGGTATGTGGATGAAAGTCTGTCCCCCGAGCATCTCTCCTCGTCACTTTTACGTAGTGAGATCCACTTCGGTGCTCCGCTTCCATCCTACTACTCTCTGCAGGACCGAGGCGAAGAACAGAGGACTCGCTTTAAAAACTTTGTGGTTCAGTATGCTGATATCCTGGCCAATCAGTCAACCAG CCAGCTGAAGGTGCTGTATGGGGGAACGGAGCTGTTTGATAATGAGGTGAGACACACCTTCCACAATGACATGATGCTGGCTGTCGTCAGCGGAGCCTGCATCACTGTGCTGGTCTATGTCCTCACCTCCTTCTCTG TATTTCTTACTTTTTTCGGCCTGGCCAGTATTGGATTGAGCTGCTTTATGGCTCTTTTCCTGTACCATGTTGTATTTGGTGTGAGGTACCTAGGCATACTCAACGGAGTGGCAGCCTTTGTTATTATCGGTATAG GTGTGGACGATGTCTTTGTATTCATCAGCACCTTCAGACAGGCCTCTCATCTGCTTCAGCCACAGCAACGCATGATCTACACAATTAAAACAGCTGGCCGAGCTACTTTCCTCACGTCCTTCACGACTGCAGCTGCCTACGCCGCTAATACTTTCTCTCAG ATTCCAGCCGTGCATGACTTCGGCCTATTCATGGCCCTCATTGTCAGCTGCTGCTGGCTTTGGGTTTCTGTCTTGATGCCAGCTGCTCTGTGTATCTGGACCCAGTGTTTGGAACCTCACGGATACGCCTGGTTGAGTTG TTGGAAGTTGTTTTCAGGCCTGTCAGCGAGCCACGGCCCTTTGtcagatgaggatgatgatgtgCCACTTCTGTCAGTGGAAATGGAGCCAG GCTTCTGTGACACAGACAGCGATGCAGCCATCCTGTCCCTGTCAGTGGAGACACCTCTGTCCCCTCCAGGGCAGCAGCATGTGGGTGTGGTGAGCACCAATCTCCAGTGGGCCCTCAAGTATTTAGTGGCAGAGCCAGCTGTGGAGCAACGAAAAGCTCTTCTGG GTGTCTTCCTCCTGGTTCTGCTCTTATCTGCTGGCTGCTGCTGTCTCCTGAGGCCGGCCACTCATGCTCCCCTACTTTTCCGCCGTGACACAAACCTCCAGACCCTTCTGGCTCTGAGGAGCAACCTCAGCGGCCAAGGCATCTCCTGCCCCATGTGCTCAG GTGTGTTCATGGAGAAACCCCACCCTTTGAACGTCCACACTTCCTCATCAGCACCTTGGTTTTCTACTCACCAGCAAACCATTGGCACGCCAACCTCCGGTTTTCCTCGGAACCTGAAACCAATTTCAAGCACCAACCGAACAG GCTCTTTGCTGACAGTGTACATATCAAAGCTGGAGCTTGGAACCTCTACAACTCTTTACCGCTTTTCCCTTAATGCCAGCACTCCCTCTCCATGGAAAACGTGCAGCACAGAGCATGAAGAAGTGTCATCATTTCAG GCTTATAGTCAGCCCTGCAGCAATTATACCACCCGAATCACAGTGTGTGTTTCGAGTGCGTACCATCCGTACCCTAGCTGGATGATCACGTCTGGCTCATGTGACCCTCGCCACGGCTGGGCACGAGAGTTTTCCTTTTATGTAGCATTGTCTCAGCAGCAGCACAGCAG GAGGCTGTACTTTGCCCAGCGCCGGCTGCGACCTCATCCCAGCCGAGTGTGTGTCCACCCTCCTGGCTGCAGCATCAGTTCTGGGCCTGATGGACCCACACAGGGAGCCTTTTATACTCCTCTTCCCAGTG ATCCCTCATCACCTCCCAAAGTAAAACCATCCAAAACATTTGGCTTCAACCCATGTAGTGGTGGTGCGTGTGGCCGCCCAGCAGTGCGTCCTCTGGTCGACACTGGTGCGATGGTGTTTGTGGTGTTTGGAATCTTAGGAGTCAACCGAACTGTGCACAGGGACAACCATGTTATTGGAGATCTG GGCAGCATTATATTGGATCCACAGTTTGATATTTTCCAGGAAATGGGGCATCTTTGCAAAATCTGTAAAGCTATTAGTGCGAACAAACAGCTTGTGAAGCCAGGAGGAGCACAGTGCCTGCCTTCAG GTAACAAACTGTCCTCCATTTTGCCCCTCCTCCACCCTGAGTGTCATTCTCTCCCTGAACCCAACCTGCTCCCAGGGCAGCTCTCTCACGGAGCAGTGGGAATGCATGGAGGCAAGGTCCGCTGGCTGTCCATGGCCTTTGAATCT ACCACATACAAGGGAAAATCCTCCTTTCAGACTTACTCTGACTTCCTTCAGTGGGAAAACTTCATTCAGGAGCAACTTGCCTCCCTGCCACAGTCCTCTGCTCTGCAAAGAGGTTTCCAGACCTGTGAGCACTGGAAACAGATCTTCATGGAAATTATAG GTGTGGAGAGTGCCCTCTGGAGTCTTCTGCTGTCCCTGGCCATCTGTGTAGCAGCCGTGTCTGTATTTACTGCACATCCACTGCTGTTGCTCCCAGTTCTTGTGACCATTTtag GTGTGATCTGTCTGGTGGTGGCAGTAATGTACTGGCTGGGCTGGGAGATGGGAGCAGTGGAGGCCATTTCTCTGTCAATACTCGTGGGCTCTTCAGTCGACTACTGCCTGCACCTGGTGGAGGGATACCTGCTGGCTGGAGAGACCCTGGCCTCTTCGCTTGGTCAAGGCTTG gaaCCTGAGGCGAAGAGGCAGAGGCGGACTGTGGAGGCAGTGAACCATGTGGGCGTTGCCATAGTGTCCAGCGCCGTCACCACAGTGATCTCCACAGTACCTCTCTTCTTCTGTGTCATTGTGCCTTTTGCCAAGTTTGGCCAGATAGTGGCTATTAACACCGCCGTTTCCATTTTGTTCACCCTCACCGTGACTGTGGCCATGTTGGCGTGTTTGGCTCCGGCCAACTTCAACAGACCCCCCGGCGCTGTGTTGAAGGCCAGTCTGGTTGTGGCGTTGGCTACAGCTTTGGTAGCGGGTCTGTGGTGGGTGGGGGGACAGCTGGGGACGTTAGCCTGGCAAACAATCAGCACATAA